The proteins below are encoded in one region of Parvicella tangerina:
- a CDS encoding heavy-metal-associated domain-containing protein: protein MKKTLSILLLLFVTLVCFNGCSDAEEASAETIHTKACTIEISGMMCEKGCKTTIQNRINDMSGVVNGEVDYALGKAFITYDANTLSCADIIAEIQSIGDGLYDAKIVEDKDIENAPVHLEEDAQNGSASVSNFSFEVPDISWVFSDLL, encoded by the coding sequence ATGAAGAAAACGTTGTCCATACTACTTTTGTTGTTCGTAACACTCGTTTGTTTCAACGGGTGCTCTGATGCTGAGGAAGCTAGTGCAGAAACTATTCACACCAAAGCTTGCACTATAGAAATATCTGGAATGATGTGCGAAAAAGGTTGTAAAACTACCATTCAAAATAGAATCAACGACATGTCTGGAGTAGTAAACGGAGAAGTAGATTATGCTTTGGGGAAAGCATTTATCACTTATGATGCAAATACGCTCTCATGTGCAGACATCATAGCTGAAATACAATCTATTGGAGATGGTTTGTATGATGCCAAAATAGTGGAAGATAAAGACATTGAAAATGCTCCAGTTCATCTGGAGGAAGACGCTCAAAATGGGAGTGCCAGCGTAAGCAATTTCTCTTTTGAAGTTCCGGATATCTCATGGGTGTTTTCTGATCTTTTGTAG
- a CDS encoding aspartate aminotransferase family protein yields the protein MSYPLSPFIAHTTKMPFRIDVEKAEGVYIYDKAGNKYLDFISGISVSNIGHRHPKVVSAIRHQLDLYMHTMVYGEFFQDPQINLAEKLHRILPEGLDVSYFVNSGTEANEAALKLAKRYTGRHRLVSFIGAYHGNTHGSMSVSYNETKKAPFRPLLPGVDFIRFNEKEDLKYITHETAGVIIEPIQGDAGVRIPSPDYLISLKKRCNEVGALLIFDEIQTGFGRTGKLFAFEHYGVVPHILTIAKGFGGGMPIGAFVSSKEIMDTLTVDPALGHITTFGGHPVNCAAALANLEVLLGNDQDLIRKAEAKGELIERLLQHDEVIEIRRKGLFFAIQMKDAHTVAKVVNGCKEKGLLSYWFLSNPDSFRIAPPLTISVEEIQTGCGIIQEVFSEL from the coding sequence ATGAGCTATCCGTTGTCTCCCTTTATAGCGCACACGACCAAAATGCCTTTTCGAATAGATGTTGAGAAAGCTGAGGGAGTTTATATCTACGATAAGGCTGGCAATAAATATCTCGACTTTATCTCTGGGATTTCTGTTAGCAATATTGGGCATCGTCACCCAAAAGTTGTCAGTGCGATTCGCCATCAACTTGACCTTTATATGCATACGATGGTCTATGGAGAGTTTTTTCAGGACCCGCAAATCAACCTAGCAGAAAAATTGCATCGAATTCTCCCCGAGGGACTGGACGTATCTTACTTTGTTAACTCTGGAACTGAGGCGAACGAAGCTGCGCTAAAACTTGCTAAAAGATATACAGGCAGGCATCGTCTTGTTTCATTTATCGGAGCCTATCACGGGAACACACACGGTTCGATGAGCGTTAGTTATAACGAAACGAAAAAAGCTCCCTTTAGGCCACTACTTCCAGGGGTTGACTTTATACGCTTCAATGAAAAAGAAGACCTTAAGTATATCACACATGAAACAGCAGGTGTTATTATTGAGCCCATTCAAGGTGATGCTGGAGTAAGAATTCCCAGTCCTGATTATCTCATCAGTCTTAAGAAGCGTTGTAACGAGGTTGGAGCTCTCTTGATCTTTGACGAGATCCAAACTGGATTCGGGCGGACGGGCAAGTTGTTTGCTTTTGAACATTACGGTGTGGTTCCTCATATTCTTACCATTGCAAAAGGATTTGGCGGAGGAATGCCGATTGGTGCTTTCGTATCCAGCAAAGAAATCATGGATACACTAACGGTTGACCCTGCACTTGGTCATATCACGACTTTTGGTGGTCATCCCGTAAACTGTGCAGCAGCCCTCGCTAACCTGGAGGTATTATTAGGAAACGATCAGGATCTCATTAGAAAAGCAGAAGCCAAAGGAGAGCTAATCGAACGACTTCTTCAACATGATGAAGTGATTGAGATTAGAAGAAAAGGACTGTTTTTTGCGATTCAAATGAAAGATGCCCATACAGTAGCAAAGGTAGTTAACGGCTGTAAAGAAAAAGGTCTATTGAGTTATTGGTTTTTGTCTAACCCCGACAGTTTTCGAATTGCCCCTCCTCTTACAATTTCTGTTGAAGAGATTCAAACTGGATGCGGCATCATTCAGGAAGTCTTTAGTGAGCTATAG
- the sppA gene encoding signal peptide peptidase SppA, with protein MRPFWRSFWASTLAYFAIALVGVLTLVLIIWIAFDKEEFEYEEHSVLNMNFANVSELSNAEVQFTGSDIATNYTIGLREIKQALNAAEKDDHIDGVFINLPMSLNAGMATVEEIRNSILKFRESEKFVIAYADVYTQKGYYLASAANEVYLNPAGMVEFKGLGAELMFFKGMIDKLGIDMQIIRGSNNKFKSAVEPLMMDSMSVANRKQTMTYLDAMWGQMLKGISTARDISVDELNEMADSLYVRNANTSKTYKLVDDLLYKDEVLDILKAKTKAASVDEINFVDFSQYAHFKDKDIKVDNAAEDENIAVIYAVGGINSGKGSRQSIGSETLSEAIREARLDKDIKAVVLRINSPGGDALASDVIWREVVLTKESKPVIVSMGDVAASGGYYIACPADKIYAQPNTITGSIGVFGVIPNIGPMLEDKLGITTDRVQTNAHSVYSIFQPLTEEEKMIVQQGVDQIYDDFTKKVAEGRGMTQAEVDSIGQGRVWAGTDALNIGLVDELGGIDDAVNYAADRANIKKSDIHVKVYPEWDNWMMDFLRGQELGGKDEQSNTAASAQVLKMLKSIDEMSSMRGVQARLPYEVIIE; from the coding sequence ATGAGACCATTTTGGAGGAGTTTTTGGGCATCCACATTAGCTTATTTTGCAATTGCATTAGTTGGTGTGCTGACATTGGTTTTGATCATTTGGATTGCTTTTGATAAAGAAGAGTTTGAATATGAAGAACACAGTGTGTTGAACATGAATTTTGCTAACGTTTCTGAACTCTCAAACGCTGAGGTACAGTTCACGGGGTCTGATATCGCTACCAACTACACTATTGGTTTACGAGAAATTAAACAGGCGCTCAACGCAGCTGAAAAGGATGATCACATTGACGGAGTTTTCATTAATCTTCCTATGAGCTTAAATGCGGGTATGGCAACAGTTGAAGAGATTCGAAACAGTATTTTGAAGTTTAGAGAATCTGAAAAGTTTGTGATCGCTTATGCTGATGTTTACACGCAAAAGGGATACTATCTTGCTTCTGCAGCAAACGAGGTTTATCTTAACCCAGCAGGAATGGTTGAGTTTAAAGGGTTAGGCGCTGAATTAATGTTCTTTAAAGGAATGATTGATAAACTCGGAATTGATATGCAGATCATTAGAGGTTCTAACAATAAGTTTAAATCTGCTGTTGAACCGTTGATGATGGATAGTATGAGTGTCGCTAATAGAAAACAAACCATGACTTATCTGGATGCGATGTGGGGCCAAATGCTCAAAGGAATATCTACTGCCAGAGATATTAGTGTTGATGAATTGAATGAAATGGCAGATAGCTTATACGTGAGAAATGCCAATACTTCTAAGACATATAAATTGGTAGATGACCTGCTTTACAAAGATGAGGTGCTTGACATCCTTAAAGCTAAAACTAAAGCTGCATCTGTTGATGAGATCAATTTTGTAGACTTTTCGCAATATGCACATTTTAAAGACAAAGATATTAAGGTAGATAATGCTGCTGAAGATGAGAATATTGCCGTGATCTATGCCGTTGGAGGAATTAATAGTGGCAAGGGAAGTCGTCAGTCTATTGGGTCTGAAACGTTGTCAGAAGCGATTCGTGAGGCACGATTGGATAAAGATATCAAGGCAGTTGTACTGAGAATAAATAGTCCTGGAGGTGATGCACTTGCCTCAGATGTGATTTGGAGAGAAGTAGTCTTAACTAAAGAATCCAAACCAGTGATTGTCTCTATGGGTGATGTGGCTGCTTCTGGTGGATATTACATTGCTTGTCCAGCTGATAAGATCTATGCGCAACCCAATACCATTACAGGTTCCATTGGTGTTTTTGGTGTAATTCCGAATATTGGTCCTATGCTGGAAGATAAGTTAGGAATTACGACTGATCGGGTCCAAACTAACGCACACTCCGTTTATTCGATCTTTCAACCGCTAACGGAAGAAGAAAAAATGATTGTTCAACAAGGCGTAGACCAGATTTATGATGACTTCACTAAGAAAGTGGCTGAAGGAAGAGGAATGACTCAAGCAGAAGTGGATAGTATCGGACAGGGCCGTGTATGGGCAGGAACGGATGCCTTGAATATTGGCTTGGTGGATGAATTAGGAGGGATTGATGATGCCGTGAATTACGCTGCAGATAGGGCAAACATCAAAAAGAGCGATATCCATGTAAAAGTATATCCTGAATGGGATAATTGGATGATGGACTTCCTAAGAGGACAAGAATTAGGTGGAAAAGATGAACAGAGCAATACAGCTGCTTCAGCTCAAGTATTGAAAATGTTGAAGTCGATTGATGAGATGTCTTCAATGAGAGGCGTTCAAGCCAGACTTCCTTACGAAGTAATTATAGAATAA